In the genome of Nitratireductor sp. GISD-1A_MAKvit, the window TTCTCTTTTTGCTGAGCCTTGCGCCCTCACCCGTGGCCAAACGCGAAGCGCCTTCCACGGAGACACGACCATGAGTGCCGATCTGACACGCAACCAGGCGCTGGTGATGAAGACTCTTTCTGGCGCTGCGGCGCCGCTCAGCGCCTATACGATCCTTGACCGGCTGCGCGATGACGGGCTGCGCGCGCCGCTGCAGGTTTACCGCGCGCTCGACAAGCTGACGGAGATGGGGCTGGTGCACCGGCTTGAAAGCCTCAACGCATTCGTTGCCTGCGCACACCCTCACTGCCACGAGCAGGAATTGATCGCCTTCGCCATTTGCGAAAACTGCGGCAAGGTGGAAGAGTTCTCTGACGACGTGGTGAAGGACAGGCTTGACGGATGGACACGCTCGCACGGTTTCAAGGCGGCGAAGACGACGATTGAAATCCGCGGGAACTGTGAAGGATGCGTGGGCGCGACTTGAGCGCCTGAAATACGCGCGCCGAGCCTGCCGGGCAAATCTCGATCAACAAACCCAACATTTTTATTACCGAGCTTGACGCTCACCTAGAATCGTAACTACATAAGTTACATGAAACGAGACAGCCGCCTCTCCTCCGTCCTGCATGCGCTTCTTCACATGGCTGAAGAAGATGGGCCGATGACATCCGACCAGCTTGCCGGATGTCTGCGCACCAATCCGGTGGTCGTGCGCCGTACCATGGGGCTGTTGCGCGAGGCCGGGTTCGTTACATCGGACCGGGGACCGGCCGGCGGGTGGCGCATTGTCGTAGACCTTGAGGCCGTTACCCTGCGCGAGCTGCATGCCGCACTCGGCGAACCCGCCATCTTTGCCATCGGAAATCGCACCGAGACGCCTGAATGCCTGGTGGAACAGACGGTCAATGCGGCACTCGACGACACATTTCTCAGGGCGGAAGCGCTGCTTCTGGAGAGGTTTTCCGAAATCACGCTTGCTGACCTTGCAACCGATTTTTCCCGCCGGCACGTGCAGCAATGCAAACAGGAAGATTAAACCATGGATCATGACGTTATCGTTGTTGGTGGCAGCTATGCAGGGATGGCCGCGGCACTGCAGCTTGCACGAGCAAGGCGCAGGGTGTTGATCATCGATGGAGGCGAGAGACGGAACCGCGCTGCCAGCCATTCCCACGGTTTCCTGAGCCGCGATGGGGACGATCCGGCAACAATCGCCATGGTCGCAAGACGGCAGTTGCAGGCTTATCCGACCGTCAGCGTGATCACCGGCAACGCTGTCAAAGCGAGCGGTGAGCGCGACCGTTTCGTCGTCGAATGTGCCGATGGCACGCACCATCCCGGCCGCCGCGTTGTCCTTGCTACGGGCGTGCGGGATCATCTGCCTGCCATCGAAGGTATGGCGGAGCGTTGGGGGCGAAGCATATTTCACTGCCCCTATTGCCATGGCTACGAGCTGAACCAGGGACGTATCGGCGTGATCGGCAGTGGCGCAATGTCCATCCATCAGGCCGAGCTTCTGACCGAGTGGGGCGACGTCACCTTCAT includes:
- a CDS encoding Rrf2 family transcriptional regulator, yielding MKRDSRLSSVLHALLHMAEEDGPMTSDQLAGCLRTNPVVVRRTMGLLREAGFVTSDRGPAGGWRIVVDLEAVTLRELHAALGEPAIFAIGNRTETPECLVEQTVNAALDDTFLRAEALLLERFSEITLADLATDFSRRHVQQCKQED
- a CDS encoding Fur family transcriptional regulator, whose amino-acid sequence is MSADLTRNQALVMKTLSGAAAPLSAYTILDRLRDDGLRAPLQVYRALDKLTEMGLVHRLESLNAFVACAHPHCHEQELIAFAICENCGKVEEFSDDVVKDRLDGWTRSHGFKAAKTTIEIRGNCEGCVGAT
- a CDS encoding NAD(P)/FAD-dependent oxidoreductase; this translates as MDHDVIVVGGSYAGMAAALQLARARRRVLIIDGGERRNRAASHSHGFLSRDGDDPATIAMVARRQLQAYPTVSVITGNAVKASGERDRFVVECADGTHHPGRRVVLATGVRDHLPAIEGMAERWGRSIFHCPYCHGYELNQGRIGVIGSGAMSIHQAELLTEWGDVTFMPNGAPTLDPETRDRLHQRGIGIETADIVRIVGEAGVQLADGRALSFSGLFVAPRVEPSGSLSTTLGCALHDTPLGTQIETNAAKETSVPGVYACGDVAVVPHSVSLAVADGAMAGAQVHRSLVWPG